In the genome of Halapricum salinum, one region contains:
- a CDS encoding FecCD family ABC transporter permease, producing the protein MASEAATGTDRSRLREGLHSWMDSRLATLCLASLGIVVAGLLIQVRYGPYDMTFMQAWRATFNPTVLFSWEAWDAFLFGGDLPDEVGVESRIIWTGRLPRVLVAVLVGMCLAISGAIFQAVTRNELASPFILGVSSGAGLMILLTLVFLGSVTITVPLVGMVLGLQSLLPLLAALGGIGAFLIVYAIAWKNGTSPVRLVLAGVIVGTIFQSLETAVFMQVDNVAVVQTAIQWTTGSLVGTDWEQVRIALPWTILSVGLALVSARQLNVLLLGESTAKSLGMSVERVRFALSSVAVLAAAASIAVAGIVSFVGLIVPHMVRNIVGSDYRKLMIGCLFVGPALMVSADVIARLGMLFVRDSMRQFPAGIVTGLLGGPYFLYLMRKQERMGEI; encoded by the coding sequence ATGGCAAGCGAAGCAGCGACGGGGACCGACCGATCGAGGCTCCGAGAGGGCTTGCACTCCTGGATGGACAGCCGACTGGCAACGCTGTGTCTCGCCAGCCTCGGGATCGTTGTCGCTGGGTTGTTGATTCAGGTCCGGTACGGGCCCTACGACATGACGTTCATGCAGGCCTGGCGGGCGACGTTCAACCCGACGGTGCTGTTCAGCTGGGAGGCCTGGGACGCGTTCCTGTTCGGCGGCGATCTACCCGACGAGGTCGGTGTCGAGAGTCGGATCATCTGGACTGGCCGGCTGCCTCGCGTCTTGGTCGCCGTCCTCGTGGGGATGTGCCTGGCGATTTCGGGTGCAATCTTTCAGGCCGTCACGCGGAACGAACTCGCCAGTCCGTTCATCCTGGGCGTCTCCTCGGGGGCCGGGCTGATGATCCTCCTCACGTTGGTCTTCCTCGGCAGTGTGACGATCACCGTCCCGCTCGTCGGGATGGTACTGGGATTACAGTCGCTGCTGCCGTTGCTGGCCGCGCTCGGTGGCATCGGTGCGTTCTTGATCGTCTACGCGATCGCCTGGAAGAACGGCACTTCCCCAGTGCGGCTCGTGCTCGCGGGCGTGATCGTCGGGACCATCTTCCAGAGTCTCGAGACGGCAGTATTCATGCAGGTCGACAATGTTGCGGTCGTCCAGACGGCGATTCAGTGGACGACCGGTTCTCTGGTCGGGACTGACTGGGAGCAAGTCAGGATCGCGCTCCCGTGGACGATACTCTCGGTCGGGCTCGCACTGGTCAGCGCTCGACAGTTGAACGTCCTGTTGCTCGGCGAGAGCACCGCCAAATCCCTCGGAATGAGCGTCGAGCGGGTACGCTTCGCGTTGTCGTCGGTCGCGGTGCTGGCGGCGGCTGCGAGTATCGCCGTCGCCGGCATCGTCAGCTTCGTCGGCCTGATCGTTCCACACATGGTGCGGAATATCGTCGGGAGCGACTACCGCAAGCTGATGATCGGCTGTCTGTTCGTCGGCCCCGCGCTGATGGTCTCGGCCGACGTCATCGCTCGCCTGGGGATGTTGTTCGTCCGTGACAGTATGCGACAGTTCCCGGCGGGGATCGTCACCGGACTGCTCGGCGGGCCGTACTTCCTGTATCTGATGCGCAAACAGGAACGGATGGGTGAGATCTGA
- a CDS encoding ABC transporter ATP-binding protein has product MTDDETTRSDGGLGETLQRPVDDAAEAATAGSTDTAGDASEFVGEDLVLSYSTSDEPVIDEESIQVPPGEVTALVGPNGSGKSTLLKGLATQLSLDLGRVLIDGEDIESLSTKELARQLGLLSQENVSPDSLSVEKLVEHGRYPHRGFFETLTDEDRDAIEWAIEMAGVEHLRDRQVGSLSGGQKQLVWIAMVLAQETDVLLLDEPTTFLDLHHQLEVMEIVETLRDDSDITVVVVLHDIEQAARYADHVVALNDGAVYDRGSPSAVVTEELLADVFEIEAEVEVTERGPRVTPLRPLHD; this is encoded by the coding sequence ATGACCGACGACGAGACAACACGATCTGACGGCGGACTCGGAGAGACGCTGCAACGACCAGTCGACGACGCGGCTGAAGCTGCAACGGCCGGGTCGACGGACACCGCCGGCGACGCCAGCGAATTCGTCGGCGAGGATCTCGTCCTCAGTTACTCCACCTCGGACGAGCCAGTCATCGACGAGGAGTCGATCCAGGTCCCACCCGGTGAAGTGACCGCACTTGTCGGCCCGAACGGTAGCGGCAAAAGCACGCTGCTGAAAGGACTCGCGACCCAGCTTTCGCTCGACTTGGGGCGCGTCCTCATCGACGGCGAGGACATCGAGTCGCTGTCGACGAAAGAACTGGCCCGCCAGCTCGGCCTGCTCTCTCAGGAGAACGTCTCCCCGGATAGCCTCTCCGTCGAGAAACTGGTCGAACACGGCCGCTACCCCCATCGCGGGTTCTTCGAGACGCTGACCGACGAGGATCGGGACGCGATCGAGTGGGCCATCGAGATGGCGGGCGTCGAGCACCTTCGGGATCGGCAGGTCGGCAGTCTCAGTGGCGGCCAGAAACAGCTGGTCTGGATCGCGATGGTGCTGGCCCAGGAGACCGACGTCCTCCTGCTGGACGAACCGACGACGTTCCTCGATCTGCACCACCAGCTAGAGGTGATGGAGATCGTCGAGACGTTGCGAGACGACAGCGATATCACGGTCGTCGTCGTGCTCCACGACATCGAGCAGGCGGCCCGGTACGCGGATCACGTGGTCGCGCTGAACGACGGCGCAGTCTACGACCGCGGCTCGCCTTCGGCGGTCGTTACCGAGGAGTTGCTGGCCGACGTCTTCGAGATCGAGGCCGAGGTCGAGGTGACCGAACGCGGGCCGCGGGTCACGCCGTTGCGACCGCTACACGACTGA
- a CDS encoding tetratricopeptide repeat protein, producing MEYLGERAEIETLGKRAEFLELLDGEPLHKRDMVEQLDHSRSTVDRAISTLGDAGFVDRVTQGFVTTQSGRLAVTRYRSFLAETDAILTNRAVLEPLPPTEDLPASLLTAGDVHETRGSYRLLEAIADAIEDAGGYRAILPRLVDCRHLRMCHARAVRDDLSVSLVAPSALLTRLKTEFPALLGELADVPAFDAAVGETPPYGLLLVEDSSGEPSEVLVVTYADAGIRGFCRSADPETLAWARERFESVRSSATDLSGELVDTSETATLSSLLGDRLPPQLRTQGFVRLDDQFVNRRSPLSPAVSYRAGLGLPEVLDGQSIDRFDDSGSLTERVIDRLRTETSVAVLGPPGSGKSTLCKRVATEWLESDYGSVFYREATDPEPFDAVGALERVIERAPGPTLVVVEDAVRREASRIFEVLETCADHEDVVFLLDARESEWQEPLVASVSARVEAFRRDAVETVTMPAFDERECRRLIDRLTEATETDVEIPVGELLDSATSHAPTAPGAIYLACHRLARYVEPLSAYESTPTTLEEDVERVHARLSEMGAEALDVGVLIALLEVAGGPIESAALESLVVADVVESDVPGRVREELTGVALFPVEGDGERFRGPHVSWAATFLEHHVEAVGGAAAHERVGRSVSALLSLADDPDRRAALARRCGEETPLLERIVRDPTAWAEDTVDRIFDVGRAYASLAPLFGSGDETAIEIPEACTKCAQRRGIAARAVMRETQGDLSGAERAYQRLWEFGSGDGNAQRARAESRLGLAGVARKRGEFETAREYANEALELAADLAAFDPDVRAHLELASIAVEEGDLDRAEAALDAGEDVLDTVSAPRLSAALWRQRGVVARVRSAYDTAAEAFQRSLELYDDVDDRRNVAAVRGNLGQIDNERGDLSAAREQFLLGLEPARNAGATAVEADLLKDLGVLAYLQDDYEQAERYFEQGQPLAESLDDPSVSLPMQLNSALLEVERGEFADAREHVSEALATARETGMRQYEGATHRTLALLAQETDDPASAVEHAEEALALATEIGDGQLEIDARQFLARGLFRMGETSQAHEQAEAAVSLAREIGHPQKTGESLIELARIERRLGSLELAREHASESRRRHEETGASGSNAASLYQLAVIAVETSDLERASECLEGAIERHAEDGNDREHALALVLQARIRRRRGAVEAAEESLESALSIADGAFPTARTHRERAAIERERGSLTAAEAALTAAESSLRTEAFPVERARISVEWGRLAATRGERERAREHFEAAIDRFEAAGANHRASAVRDEYEQLETVEPSQLRED from the coding sequence ATGGAGTACCTCGGGGAGAGAGCAGAGATCGAGACGCTGGGCAAACGTGCCGAGTTCCTCGAACTGCTGGATGGGGAGCCGTTGCACAAACGCGATATGGTCGAACAGCTCGATCACTCCCGGTCGACAGTCGACCGGGCGATCAGTACGCTCGGTGATGCCGGGTTCGTCGACCGGGTGACCCAGGGGTTCGTGACGACCCAGTCCGGCCGACTGGCAGTCACACGCTATCGATCGTTTCTGGCCGAGACGGACGCGATTCTCACGAACAGGGCCGTCCTCGAACCGCTCCCGCCGACGGAGGATCTACCGGCGTCGCTGCTCACCGCCGGGGACGTCCACGAGACACGAGGCAGTTACCGGTTGCTGGAAGCGATCGCCGACGCAATCGAGGACGCAGGTGGCTACCGTGCGATACTACCTCGACTGGTCGATTGCCGACATCTCAGGATGTGCCACGCCAGGGCCGTCCGGGACGACCTCTCGGTGTCGCTCGTGGCTCCGTCCGCGTTGCTGACGCGTCTCAAGACCGAGTTCCCGGCTCTACTCGGCGAACTCGCGGACGTGCCGGCGTTCGACGCAGCCGTTGGCGAGACGCCGCCGTACGGATTGCTCCTCGTCGAGGATTCGTCGGGCGAGCCGAGCGAGGTGCTGGTCGTGACCTACGCGGACGCCGGGATCAGGGGCTTCTGTCGGTCGGCCGACCCGGAGACGCTGGCGTGGGCTCGTGAGCGCTTCGAGAGCGTTCGCTCGTCGGCGACCGATCTGTCGGGCGAACTCGTCGATACCAGCGAGACGGCGACCCTGTCGTCGCTGCTTGGCGACCGTCTCCCGCCACAGCTTCGCACGCAGGGGTTCGTCAGGCTCGACGACCAGTTCGTGAATCGTCGGTCACCGCTGTCGCCGGCGGTCAGCTACCGGGCTGGCCTCGGTCTACCGGAGGTCCTCGACGGACAGTCGATCGATCGATTCGACGACTCGGGCTCGCTGACCGAGCGGGTGATAGACCGGCTACGAACTGAGACGAGCGTGGCCGTCCTCGGGCCGCCCGGCTCCGGCAAGAGTACGCTCTGCAAGCGCGTCGCCACAGAGTGGCTCGAGTCCGACTACGGAAGTGTCTTCTATCGCGAGGCGACCGATCCCGAGCCGTTCGACGCCGTCGGCGCACTCGAACGAGTCATCGAACGCGCACCCGGACCGACGCTGGTCGTCGTCGAGGACGCCGTCCGCCGGGAGGCCAGCCGAATCTTCGAGGTGCTCGAAACTTGCGCCGACCACGAGGACGTCGTCTTCCTGCTGGACGCCCGCGAGTCGGAGTGGCAGGAGCCACTCGTCGCCAGCGTCAGCGCCCGGGTCGAAGCCTTCCGCCGTGACGCCGTCGAAACCGTGACGATGCCCGCTTTCGACGAGCGGGAGTGTCGCCGCCTGATCGACCGACTCACGGAGGCGACCGAAACCGACGTCGAGATCCCAGTCGGAGAACTACTCGACTCCGCGACCAGTCATGCCCCGACTGCACCGGGGGCGATCTATCTGGCCTGTCATCGACTGGCGCGATACGTCGAGCCGCTGTCGGCCTACGAGTCGACACCGACGACCTTAGAAGAGGACGTCGAACGCGTCCACGCGCGGCTCTCCGAGATGGGTGCCGAGGCGCTCGACGTCGGCGTCCTGATCGCCCTGCTCGAAGTCGCCGGCGGACCGATCGAATCCGCTGCCCTCGAATCGCTCGTGGTCGCCGACGTCGTCGAGTCGGACGTTCCGGGACGAGTCCGGGAGGAACTCACTGGCGTCGCGCTGTTCCCGGTCGAGGGCGACGGCGAGCGCTTCCGGGGCCCGCACGTCAGCTGGGCTGCGACGTTTCTGGAACACCACGTCGAGGCGGTCGGCGGGGCGGCCGCCCACGAACGTGTCGGTCGCTCTGTGTCTGCCCTCCTCTCACTGGCGGACGACCCCGACCGACGGGCGGCGCTGGCCCGGCGCTGCGGTGAGGAGACGCCCCTGCTCGAACGGATCGTGCGTGACCCGACGGCCTGGGCCGAAGACACCGTCGACCGAATCTTCGACGTGGGGCGCGCCTACGCCTCGCTGGCCCCGCTGTTCGGCTCCGGCGACGAGACGGCGATCGAGATTCCCGAGGCGTGTACGAAGTGTGCACAGCGCCGCGGGATCGCCGCGCGAGCCGTCATGCGCGAGACGCAGGGCGATCTCTCGGGAGCCGAGCGCGCCTACCAGCGGCTCTGGGAGTTCGGCTCCGGCGACGGAAACGCACAGCGGGCCAGAGCCGAGAGCCGACTCGGGCTGGCCGGCGTCGCCCGGAAGCGTGGCGAGTTCGAAACCGCACGCGAGTACGCGAACGAAGCCCTCGAACTGGCCGCAGATCTGGCGGCGTTCGACCCCGACGTCCGCGCACACCTCGAACTGGCATCGATCGCCGTCGAGGAGGGCGATCTCGACCGAGCAGAAGCAGCGCTCGACGCGGGCGAAGACGTCCTCGACACCGTTTCGGCTCCGCGACTGTCGGCGGCGCTGTGGCGACAACGGGGCGTCGTCGCCCGGGTTCGTTCGGCGTACGACACCGCCGCCGAGGCCTTCCAGCGGAGTCTGGAGCTGTACGACGATGTCGACGACCGCAGGAACGTCGCCGCCGTCCGTGGGAATCTCGGACAGATCGACAACGAGCGGGGGGACCTCTCGGCGGCCCGCGAGCAGTTCCTGCTCGGGCTCGAACCGGCTCGCAACGCCGGCGCGACCGCCGTCGAGGCCGACCTGCTGAAGGACCTCGGCGTGCTCGCGTACCTGCAGGACGACTACGAACAGGCCGAGCGGTATTTCGAGCAGGGCCAGCCGCTGGCCGAGTCACTGGACGATCCGTCGGTCTCCCTGCCGATGCAACTGAACAGCGCACTCCTCGAAGTCGAGCGCGGCGAGTTCGCGGACGCACGCGAGCACGTCAGCGAGGCACTGGCGACCGCACGCGAGACCGGGATGCGCCAGTACGAAGGCGCAACCCACCGGACGCTCGCGCTGCTCGCACAGGAGACAGACGATCCGGCGAGCGCGGTCGAGCACGCCGAGGAGGCGCTGGCGCTCGCGACGGAGATCGGGGACGGACAGCTGGAAATCGACGCCCGGCAGTTCCTCGCCCGAGGACTGTTCCGAATGGGCGAGACGTCGCAGGCACACGAGCAGGCCGAGGCGGCTGTCTCGCTGGCTCGCGAGATCGGCCATCCCCAGAAGACCGGCGAGTCGCTGATCGAACTGGCCCGGATCGAACGCCGCTTGGGCAGCCTCGAACTCGCACGCGAGCACGCCAGCGAGAGCCGTCGCCGCCACGAGGAGACGGGTGCGAGCGGGTCCAATGCAGCTAGTCTCTACCAACTTGCGGTGATCGCAGTGGAAACGTCGGATCTCGAGCGGGCCAGCGAGTGTCTCGAAGGTGCGATCGAACGCCACGCCGAGGATGGTAACGACCGTGAGCACGCACTGGCGCTGGTTTTGCAGGCCCGGATCCGGCGTCGACGTGGGGCGGTCGAGGCCGCCGAAGAGAGCCTCGAGTCGGCGCTATCGATCGCTGACGGTGCGTTCCCGACGGCACGGACACACCGCGAACGAGCGGCGATCGAACGCGAGCGAGGATCGCTGACCGCCGCCGAAGCCGCACTCACGGCCGCCGAATCGTCGCTCCGGACGGAGGCCTTCCCCGTCGAACGGGCACGGATCTCCGTCGAGTGGGGTCGCCTCGCCGCGACACGGGGTGAACGAGAACGTGCCCGCGAGCACTTCGAGGCCGCGATCGATCGCTTCGAGGCCGCGGGCGCGAACCACCGTGCCTCGGCCGTTCGCGACGAGTACGAGCAACTGGAGACGGTCGAACCCTCACAGCTCCGAGAAGACTGA
- a CDS encoding CDC48 family AAA ATPase, protein MKLTVKPLKQKDAGRGLAAIDRAAMDELDLENGDYIVLEGRQGGRAVARVWPGYPEDTGEGVIRIDGRLRQEADVGIDDTIGVEKADVKPAKSITVALPQNLRIRGNIGPHVRNKLSGQAITKGQTVPFSLGLGPISNVGGQKIPLKVADTDPEGTVVVTDQTEIEISEKPAEQIAGEAPEDDRETPSVTYEDIGGLDDELEQVREMIELPMRHPELFQQLGIEPPKGVLLHGPPGTGKTLMARAVANEIDAYFTTISGPEIMSKFYGESEEQLREIFDEAEENAPAIVFIDEIDSIAPKRDDTSGDVERRVVAQLLSLMDGLDQRGDVIVIGATNRVDAIDPALRRGGRFDREIEIGVPDKNGRKEILQVHTRGMPLEEDIDLDRYAENTHGFVGADLEQLTKESAMNALRRIRPEIDLEADSIDAEVLEAMSVTEGDFKEALKGIEPSALREVFVEVPDVTWDSVGGLEGTKERLRETIQWPLEYPEVFEQMDMQAAKGVLMYGPPGTGKTLLAKAVANESQSNFISIKGPELLNKYVGESEKGVREVFEKARANAPTIVFFDEIDSIAGERGQGTTDSGVGERVVSQLLTELDGLESLEDVVVIATTNRPDLIDAALLRPGRLDRHVHVPVPDEAARRKILEVHTRNKPLADDVDLDELAEETDGYVGADIEALAREAAMAASREFINSVAPEEVDDSVGNVRIGREHFEAAMDEVGPSVDEETRERYEKIEERFDHRESEISDEQEVGRTFH, encoded by the coding sequence ATGAAACTCACTGTCAAACCCCTCAAGCAGAAGGACGCGGGGCGAGGGCTGGCGGCCATCGACCGGGCCGCGATGGACGAGTTGGATCTGGAGAACGGTGATTACATCGTCCTCGAAGGCCGCCAGGGCGGTCGCGCAGTGGCGCGCGTGTGGCCGGGCTACCCCGAGGACACCGGCGAGGGTGTCATCCGAATCGACGGCCGTCTGCGCCAGGAGGCTGACGTCGGGATCGACGACACGATCGGGGTCGAGAAGGCCGACGTCAAGCCCGCGAAGTCGATCACGGTCGCGCTCCCGCAGAACCTCCGGATCCGGGGGAACATCGGCCCGCACGTCCGGAACAAACTGAGCGGGCAGGCCATCACGAAGGGCCAGACCGTGCCGTTCTCGCTCGGGCTGGGCCCGATCTCGAACGTCGGCGGGCAGAAGATCCCGCTGAAGGTCGCCGACACCGATCCCGAGGGCACGGTCGTCGTGACCGACCAGACCGAGATCGAGATCAGCGAGAAGCCCGCCGAGCAGATCGCCGGCGAAGCGCCGGAGGACGACCGGGAGACCCCGAGCGTCACCTACGAGGACATCGGTGGCCTCGACGACGAACTCGAACAGGTCCGGGAGATGATCGAGCTCCCGATGCGCCACCCCGAACTGTTCCAGCAGCTAGGGATCGAGCCGCCCAAGGGCGTCCTCCTGCACGGCCCGCCGGGCACCGGCAAGACGCTGATGGCCCGGGCGGTCGCCAACGAGATCGACGCCTACTTCACGACGATCTCCGGCCCCGAGATCATGTCGAAGTTCTACGGCGAGAGCGAGGAGCAGTTACGGGAGATCTTCGACGAGGCCGAGGAGAACGCACCCGCGATCGTCTTCATCGACGAGATCGACTCGATCGCCCCCAAGCGTGACGACACCTCCGGCGACGTCGAGCGCCGCGTCGTCGCCCAGCTACTGAGCCTGATGGACGGGCTCGACCAACGCGGCGACGTCATCGTCATCGGCGCGACCAACCGCGTCGACGCCATCGACCCCGCGCTCCGCCGCGGTGGCCGCTTCGATCGCGAGATCGAGATCGGCGTCCCGGACAAGAACGGCCGCAAGGAGATTCTGCAGGTCCACACCCGCGGAATGCCCCTCGAAGAGGACATCGACCTCGACCGATACGCCGAGAACACCCACGGCTTCGTCGGGGCTGACCTCGAACAACTCACCAAAGAGTCGGCGATGAACGCCCTCCGGCGCATCCGCCCGGAGATCGACCTCGAAGCCGACTCCATCGACGCCGAAGTCCTCGAAGCCATGTCGGTGACCGAGGGCGACTTCAAAGAGGCGCTGAAGGGAATCGAACCCTCCGCCCTCCGTGAGGTCTTCGTCGAAGTCCCGGACGTCACCTGGGACTCCGTCGGCGGGCTCGAAGGCACCAAAGAGCGCCTCCGTGAGACGATCCAGTGGCCCCTGGAGTATCCCGAGGTGTTCGAGCAGATGGACATGCAGGCCGCCAAAGGCGTGCTGATGTACGGCCCGCCCGGGACCGGGAAGACGCTGCTGGCGAAGGCCGTCGCCAACGAGAGTCAGTCGAACTTCATCTCGATCAAGGGGCCCGAACTTCTGAACAAGTACGTCGGCGAGTCCGAGAAAGGGGTCCGCGAGGTCTTCGAGAAGGCCCGCGCCAACGCCCCGACGATCGTGTTCTTCGACGAGATCGATTCGATCGCCGGCGAACGTGGCCAGGGCACGACCGACTCCGGTGTCGGCGAGCGCGTGGTCTCGCAGCTGCTGACCGAACTCGACGGCCTCGAAAGTCTCGAAGACGTCGTGGTCATCGCGACGACCAACCGCCCGGACCTGATCGACGCGGCGCTACTGCGGCCGGGTCGACTGGATCGCCACGTCCACGTGCCGGTGCCCGACGAGGCCGCACGCCGGAAGATCCTCGAGGTCCACACCCGTAACAAGCCGCTGGCCGACGACGTCGATCTCGACGAACTGGCCGAGGAGACCGACGGCTACGTCGGTGCAGACATCGAAGCACTCGCCCGCGAAGCTGCGATGGCCGCCAGCCGGGAGTTCATCAACAGCGTCGCTCCCGAAGAGGTCGACGACAGCGTCGGGAACGTCCGGATCGGGCGCGAGCACTTCGAGGCCGCGATGGACGAGGTCGGCCCGAGCGTCGACGAGGAGACGCGCGAGCGCTACGAGAAGATCGAAGAGCGCTTCGACCACCGTGAGAGCGAGATCAGCGACGAACAAGAAGTCGGTCGAACGTTCCACTGA
- a CDS encoding DUF7127 family protein, whose protein sequence is MTETQQLGGDVPVRQYEYEESLVLAADLGVTEASAEIVGDTVIVVAGDEQYDLTVPEGEDARAFIKNGVLTVEVSR, encoded by the coding sequence ATGACTGAAACGCAACAGTTGGGCGGCGACGTTCCAGTGCGCCAGTACGAGTACGAGGAGAGTCTCGTTCTCGCGGCGGATCTGGGCGTCACCGAGGCCTCGGCCGAGATCGTCGGCGACACCGTGATCGTCGTCGCAGGCGACGAGCAGTACGATCTGACGGTGCCCGAAGGGGAGGACGCACGTGCATTTATCAAAAATGGCGTCCTCACTGTCGAGGTGAGCCGATGA
- a CDS encoding alpha/beta fold hydrolase, whose protein sequence is MEAVSHDGRTTAYRLAGDPVDGRVTLAVHGSGATHRLWAPQYGPDGPRPFAAVDLSGHGDSADVDTTPGSETLSAYVADVAAVADAVEADVLVGNSLGGAVVLQAALDGAVDPAGVVLLGSGAKLAVHDDLRRWLAEDFEQAIEALHGPDRLFHDASDRVLERSKAQMRATGRGVTERDFLTCHRFDVRDRLAEVEVPLLALVGEHDQLTPVSYHEYLAETVPDGRLSVVEGAAHLAMLERPQVVADEIAAFADDTQ, encoded by the coding sequence ATGGAGGCGGTCAGCCACGACGGACGGACGACGGCGTATCGACTCGCTGGCGACCCTGTCGACGGTCGAGTGACGCTCGCGGTCCACGGCAGCGGCGCGACCCACCGGCTATGGGCACCCCAGTACGGGCCGGACGGGCCGCGACCGTTCGCGGCCGTCGATCTGAGCGGGCACGGTGACTCTGCGGATGTCGACACAACTCCCGGGTCCGAGACGCTATCGGCCTACGTCGCGGACGTGGCGGCCGTCGCCGATGCCGTCGAGGCGGATGTTCTGGTCGGCAACTCACTGGGCGGGGCGGTGGTCCTCCAGGCGGCGCTCGACGGTGCTGTCGATCCCGCTGGTGTCGTTTTGCTGGGCAGCGGCGCGAAACTGGCTGTCCACGACGACCTCCGTCGGTGGCTGGCCGAGGACTTCGAGCAGGCAATCGAGGCCCTCCACGGGCCGGATCGGCTCTTCCACGACGCCTCAGACCGGGTGCTCGAACGTTCGAAGGCCCAGATGCGAGCGACTGGCCGGGGAGTCACCGAGCGGGACTTTCTCACGTGTCATCGCTTCGACGTCCGCGACCGGCTGGCGGAGGTCGAGGTCCCGCTGCTGGCGCTGGTCGGCGAGCACGATCAATTGACCCCAGTCTCCTATCACGAGTACCTGGCCGAGACCGTTCCCGACGGGCGGCTGTCGGTCGTCGAGGGAGCAGCCCATCTGGCGATGCTCGAACGGCCGCAGGTCGTGGCCGACGAGATTGCGGCATTCGCGGACGACACTCAGTAG
- the panB gene encoding 3-methyl-2-oxobutanoate hydroxymethyltransferase: MRAKDIRERKERDDPVTMLTAYDAPTAEIVDSVGVDMVLVGDSIGNLRLGYESTLPVTLEQIESATAAVARAVDDAMVIADMPFLSFGADEDEAVENCGRMLKDADADAVKLESGPHTVDLTRRLTQIGVPVQAHLGLTPQHENEIGLFRQGTDQSAAREMIDLAHKHERAGAFSLVLEHIPANVAAQVTEAIDIPTIGIGAGPNCDGQVLTVDEVIGLTESVAPFSKAFGDVRGEMTDAIEGYVEAVESGEFPAEDHSHHEDGVDDIY; the protein is encoded by the coding sequence ATGCGCGCGAAGGACATCAGAGAACGGAAGGAGCGCGACGATCCGGTGACGATGTTGACGGCCTACGACGCCCCGACGGCCGAAATCGTCGATTCCGTCGGTGTCGACATGGTGCTCGTGGGTGATTCGATCGGGAACCTTCGGTTGGGCTACGAGTCGACGCTGCCGGTCACGCTCGAACAGATCGAGAGTGCGACAGCTGCCGTCGCCCGTGCCGTCGACGACGCGATGGTGATCGCGGACATGCCGTTCCTGTCGTTCGGGGCCGACGAGGACGAAGCGGTCGAGAACTGCGGCCGCATGCTCAAGGACGCCGACGCCGACGCCGTCAAACTCGAATCCGGGCCGCACACAGTCGATCTCACCCGACGACTCACCCAGATCGGCGTCCCCGTCCAGGCTCACCTCGGACTGACGCCCCAGCACGAAAACGAGATCGGCCTGTTCCGCCAGGGGACCGACCAGTCCGCCGCCCGCGAGATGATCGATCTGGCGCACAAACACGAGCGAGCGGGCGCGTTCTCGCTCGTCCTCGAACACATCCCCGCAAACGTCGCCGCCCAGGTCACCGAAGCGATCGACATCCCGACGATCGGAATCGGCGCGGGACCGAACTGCGACGGACAGGTCCTGACCGTCGACGAAGTGATCGGACTCACCGAGTCGGTCGCACCGTTCTCGAAGGCCTTCGGCGACGTCCGCGGGGAGATGACCGACGCCATCGAAGGCTACGTCGAGGCCGTCGAGTCCGGGGAATTCCCGGCCGAGGACCACAGCCACCACGAAGACGGAGTCGACGACATCTACTGA
- a CDS encoding DUF5822 domain-containing protein, with translation MPSVETTDPDGVDYGWVMQVTFVVTILVGAPVVAVAAIFADLSSWGQRASFAVRVGAVVWLLTATGVYLYARRHS, from the coding sequence ATGCCCAGCGTCGAGACGACCGATCCCGATGGCGTCGACTACGGATGGGTCATGCAGGTCACCTTCGTCGTAACCATCCTCGTCGGCGCGCCCGTCGTCGCCGTCGCGGCCATCTTTGCTGACCTCTCTTCCTGGGGCCAGCGCGCATCCTTCGCCGTCCGCGTCGGCGCAGTGGTCTGGCTGCTCACCGCGACCGGGGTCTATCTCTACGCTCGCCGTCACTCCTGA
- a CDS encoding HAD family hydrolase: MKSDYDAVVYDLDGTLVELDVDWAEVARSVAAVLSARGVDSSGADLWEMFERAREAECFPSVDGRVAEFEREGARTSRRLPLAAELPRSEPVGVVSLNAESACRIALEVHGLDSAVGTVIGRDTVAEMKPHPLPLQRALEDLGVAPERALFVGDSDSDAEAARRAGMDFQSVTDRLAQDR; the protein is encoded by the coding sequence GTGAAGAGTGACTACGACGCCGTCGTCTACGACCTGGACGGGACGTTGGTCGAACTCGACGTCGACTGGGCCGAAGTAGCGCGGAGCGTCGCGGCCGTACTCAGCGCGCGCGGCGTCGATTCCAGTGGGGCTGATCTCTGGGAGATGTTCGAACGGGCGCGCGAAGCGGAGTGTTTCCCCAGCGTGGACGGCCGCGTCGCGGAGTTCGAACGCGAGGGTGCGCGGACGTCGCGCCGACTCCCACTGGCGGCGGAACTGCCACGGTCTGAGCCAGTTGGTGTCGTCTCGCTGAACGCCGAGTCGGCCTGCCGGATCGCGCTCGAAGTGCACGGACTGGACAGCGCCGTCGGGACAGTGATCGGCCGAGACACCGTCGCGGAGATGAAACCCCATCCGTTACCGCTGCAGCGCGCGCTCGAAGATCTCGGCGTCGCCCCCGAGCGAGCGCTGTTCGTCGGGGATTCAGACTCGGACGCCGAAGCCGCACGCCGGGCGGGAATGGATTTTCAGTCGGTCACTGACCGACTCGCGCAGGACCGATAG